One Cryptomeria japonica chromosome 9, Sugi_1.0, whole genome shotgun sequence genomic window carries:
- the LOC131073956 gene encoding 2-methylene-furan-3-one reductase: MVKAWFYNEYGSLDVLQFGEVPDPSLGPGQVLIKIRAAALNPVDFKIRQYGIFRSADAPFPMVPGCDLAGVVADVGDGVSKFKKGDEVYGDIQDLTLGNPRQVGTLAEFTVAEEHLLALKPGNLSFEEAASLPLALLTALDAFDTVGFQKGQSVFIVGGAGGVGTLAIQLAKHFFEASRIVSTSSAGKAEFVKSLGADMVVDYTKQSYEQIDEKFDFVFDTIGESFKSHVVAKEEGKIVDIAPLPAHPRAVQFILKPQGSNLERVGKYIESGKLKAVIDPKSPYAFSDVVEALKHQESGRARGKIVISPIE, from the exons ATGGTGAAGGCATGGTTCTACAACGAGTACGGATCTCTGGACGTCCTCCAATTTGGGGAAGTCCCAGATCCAAGTTTAGGGCCTGGCCAAGTTTTGATTAAAATTCGTGCAGCTGCTCTCAATCCTGTGGATTTCAAGATTCGCCAATATGGCATTTTCCGCAGTGCGGATGCCCCCTTTCCT ATGGTGCCGGGGTGTGATTTAGCAGGAGTAGTTGCCGATGTTGGCGACGGCGTGTCGAAATTTAAGAAGGGCGACGAAGTTTACGGCGACATTCAAGATTTAACGCTTGGAAACCCTAGGCAGGTGGGCACTCTGGCAGAGTTCACGGTTGCGGAAGAGCATCTGTTGGCTTTGAAGCCCGGCAATTTGTCTTTTGAGGAAGCCGCCAGTTTGCCACTTGCGCTCTTAACCGCGCTGGACGCGTTCGACACCGTTGGTTTTCAGAAGGGGCAGAGCGTGTTTATTGTGGGAGGCGCAGGCGGCGTGGGCACCCTGGCGATCCAGCTGGCAAAGCATTTTTTCGAAGCTTCTAGAATTGTTTCCACTTCCAGCGCGGGGAAAGCGGAGTTCGTGAAGAGCCTGGGAGCAGATATGGTGGTAGATTATACCAAGCAGAGCTATGAGCAAATAGATGAGAAATTCGATTTTGTTTTCGACACCATAG GCGAATCGTTCAAATCTCATGTGGTTGCAAAGGAGGAAGGTAAAATTGTGGACATTGCACCGTTACCTGCTCATCCGAGAGCAGTGCAGTTTATTTTGAAACCCCAAGGCAGCAATCTGGAAAGGGTGGGCAAATACATAGAGAGCGGGAAACTTAAGGCTGTGATCGACCCGAAGAGCCCGTACGCTTTTTCTGATGTTGTGGAGGCTCTCAAACACCAAGAGAGCGGGCGAGCCAGAGGAAAGATTGTGATTTCTCCGATTGAATGA
- the LOC131073955 gene encoding 2-methylene-furan-3-one reductase, translating to MVKAWFYNEYGSVDVLQFGEIKAPSAGPGHILMKVRAAALNPADYKIRQHGIARSADAPFPAVPGCDVAGIVADVGEGVSKFKKGDEVYGDIQDFTVGNPKQVGTLAEFTVAEEHLLALKPSNLSFEEAASLPLALLTALQAFDTVDFQKGQSVFIVGGAGGVGTLAIQLAKHVFEASRIVSTCSAGKAEFVKSLGADLVVDYTKQSYEQVDEKFDFVFDTIGESFKSHVVAKEGGKIVDIASFPPHSSAVSMIVKPQGSNLERLGKYIRSGKLKPVIDPKSPYAFSDVVEAFKHLESARARGKIVISPIE from the exons ATGGTGAAGGCATGGTTTTATAACGAGTATGGATCTGTAGACGTTctgcaatttggggaaatcaaagcTCCAAGTGCAGGGCCTGGCCACATTTTGATGAAAGTTCGTGCAGCTGCTCTTAATCCTGCGGATTACAAGATTCGCCAACATGGCATCGCGCGCAGCGCGGATGCCCCTTTTCCT GCGGTGCCGGGGTGCGATGTAGCAGGAATCGTTGCCGACGTGGGCGAAGGTGTGTCGAAATTTAAGAAGGGCGACGAAGTTTACGGCGACATTCAAGATTTCACGGTTGGAAACCCTAAGCAGGTGGGCACTCTGGCAGAATTCACGGTGGCGGAAGAGCATCTGTTGGCTTTGAAGCCCAGCAATTTGTCTTTCGAGGAAGCCGCCAGTCTGCCGCTTGCGCTCTTAACTGCGCTGCAGGCGTTCGACACAGTTGATTTTCAGAAGGGGCAGAGCGTGTTTATTGTGGGAGGCGCAGGCGGCGTGGGCACTCTCGCTATCCAGCTGGCAAAGCATGTTTTCGAAGCTTCTAGAATTGTTTCGACTTGCAGCGCAGGGAAAGCGGAATTTGTGAAAAGCCTGGGAGCCGATCTGGTGGTGGATTACACCAAGCAGAGCTACGAGCAAGTGGATGAGAAATTCGATTTTGTTTTTGACACCATAG GCGAATCGTTCAAATCTCATGTGGTTGCAAAGGAGGGGGGTAAAATTGTGGACATTGCATCATTTCCCCCGCATTCGAGTGCAGTGAGCATGATTGTGAAACCCCAAGGCAGCAATCTGGAAAGGCTGGGAAAATACATACGGAGCGGTAAACTGAAACCTGTGATCGATCCGAAAAGCCCCTACGCTTTTTCTGATGTTGTGGAGGCATTCAAACACCTGGAGAGCGCGCGAGCGAGAGGAAAGATTGTAATTTCCCCCATTGAATGA
- the LOC131073953 gene encoding 2-methylene-furan-3-one reductase: MVKAWFYKEYGSVDVLQFGEIPTPSAGPGQVLVKVRAAALNPVDFKIRQYGVLRSADAPFPVVPGCDLAGVVVEVGDGVSKFKKGDEVYGDIQDFTAGNPKQVGTLAEFTVAEEHLLALKPTNLSFEEAASLPLALLTALQSFDTVGFQKGQSVFIVGGAGGVGSLAIQLAKHVFEASRIVSTCSTGKVEFVKNLGADLVVDYTKQSYEQVDEKFDFVFDTIGESFNSHVVVKEEGKIVDIASFPPHQKAVNVLVKPQGSNLERLGKYIESGKLKPVIDPKSPYAFSDVVEAFKHQESERARGKIVISHIE; this comes from the exons ATGGTGAAGGCATGGTTTTACAAGGAGTATGGATCTGTAGACGTCCTGCAATTTGGGGAAATCCCAACTCCAAGTGCAGGGCCTGGTCAGGTTTTGGTTAAAGTTCGCGCAGCTGCTCTCAATCCTGTCGATTTCAAGATACGCCAATATGGCGTCCTGCGCAGCGCGGATGCCCCGTTTCCT GTGGTGCCGGGGTGTGACTTAGCAGGAGTCGTTGTCGAGGTGGGCGACGGCGTGTCGAAATTTAAGAAGGGCGATGAAGTTTACGGCGACATTCAGGATTTCACGGCAGGAAACCCTAAGCAGGTGGGTACTCTGGCAGAGTTCACGGTGGCGGAAGAGCATCTCTTGGCGTTGAAGCCCACCAATTTGTCTTTTGAGGAAGCCGCCAGTTTGCCGCTTGCGCTCTTAACCGCGCTGCAGTCGTTCGATACAGTTGGTTTTCAAAAGGGGCAGAGcgtatttattgtgggaggcgcaGGCGGCGTGGGCAGCCTGGCAATCCAGCTGGCAAAGCATGTTTTCGAAGCTTCTAGAATCGTTTCGACTTGCAGCACGGGGAAAGTGGAGTTTGTGAAGAACCTGGGGGCGGATCTGGTGGTGGATTACACCAAGCAGAGTTACGAGCAAGTAGATGAGAAATTCGACTTTGTTTTCGATACCATAG GCGAATCGTTCAATTCTCATGTGGTTGTAAAGGAGGAGGGTAAAATTGTGGACATTGCATCGTTTCCTCCGCACCAGAAAGCAGTAAACGTGCTTGTGAAACCCCAAGGTAGCAATCTGGAGAGGCTGGGGAAATACATAGAGAGCGGGAAACTGAAACCTGTAATCGACCCAAAGAGCCCGTATGCGTTTTCTGATGTTGTGGAGGCATTCAAACACCAGGAAAGTGAGCGAGCCAGAGGAAAGATTGTGATTTCCCACATTGAATGA
- the LOC131073952 gene encoding 2-methylene-furan-3-one reductase, translating into MMKAWFYKEHGSVNVLQFGEIEVPSLGPGQVLIKVRAAALNPVDFKLRQHGLRQNIAFPAVPGGDFAGVVVDVGDGVSKFEKGDEVYGDILESSEGNPRLLGTLAEYTAAAEHLLALKPSNLSFEEAASLPLALLTALLAFDTVDFHKGQSVFIVGGAGGVGSLAIQLAKNVFEASRIVSTCSTGKAEFVKSLGPDLVVDYTKQSYEQVDEKFDFVFDTIGESSKSHVVAKEEGKIVDIASFPPHPRAVNVRLMHPHGRNLERLSEYLESGKLKAVIDPKSPYAFSDVVEAFKHLESGRARGKIVISPI; encoded by the exons ATGATGAAGGCATGGTTTTACAAGGAGCACGGATCTGTAAACGTCCTGCAATTTGGGGAAATCGAAGTTCCAAGTTTAGGGCCGGGCCAAGTTTTGATTAAAGTTCGCGCAGCTGCTCTCAATCCTGTCGATTTCAAGTTACGCCAACATGGCCTCCGGCAAAATATCGCGTTTCCT GCGGTGCCTGGTGGTGATTTTGCAGGAGTCGTTGTTGATGTGGGCGACGGCGTGTCGAAATTTGAAAAGGGCGACGAAGTTTACGGTGACATTCTCGAATCTTCAGAGGGAAACCCTAGGCTGCTGGGTACTCTGGCTGAGTACACGGCAGCGGCAGAGCATCTGTTGGCGTTAAAGCCCAGCAATTTGTCTTTCGAGGAAGCCGCCAGTTTGCCCCTTGCGCTTTTAACTGCCTTGCTAGCATTCGACACAGTTGATTTTCACAAGGGGCAGAGCGTCTTTATTGTGGGAGGCGCAGGAGGCGTGGGTAGCCTGGCGATTCAGCTGGCAAAGAACGTTTTCGAAGCTTCTAGAATTGTTTCGACTTGCAGCACGGGGAAAGCGGAGTTTGTGAAAAGCCTGGGGCCAGATCTGGTGGTGGATTATACCAAACAGAGCTACGAGCAAGTAGATGAGAAATTTGATTTTGTTTTCGACACCAtag GTGAATCTTCCAAGTCTCATGTGGTTGCAAAGGAGGAAGGTAAAATTGTAGACATAGCGTCATTTCCCCCACATCCGAGAGCAGTGAATGTACGTCTGATGCATCCCCACGGCAGGAATTTGGAGAGGCTGAGCGAATACCTAGAGAGCGGGAAATTGAAGGCTGTGATTGATCCAAAGAGCCCCTATGCGTTTTCTGATGTGGTAGAGGCATTCAAACACCTGGAGAGCGGACGAGCCAGAGGAAAAATCGTTATTTCCCCTATTTGA